One Arachis hypogaea cultivar Tifrunner chromosome 18, arahy.Tifrunner.gnm2.J5K5, whole genome shotgun sequence genomic window, atatatattttatttcatacattaaaaaaaagctaacaaaatatttaattacgagacttctttaaaatatttgtgatctatcaattcgaattccatacaatactctttttttctatttttaatagctcatgaatattttttaataaaattttttaataaatttatttaaattatactacaaaaaatattttatcctatgcaaaacaatttaaaaaaatggcttaaaaaatgttaggaatactataaaaatttgtaatattctaataacttaggtaaatacatgcatgtactcaaattttaaataaaatactctacatagtcaataataatttagaaatgaaagaaaatattttattccatacaaaataattaaaaaaattttattctaatacaaaataattttaaaaaaatagcttaaaagatgttatgagtactataaaagtttgtaatattctagtgatttaggtaaatacatgataaaaatatttttttaatttctaaattattattgactatgtagagtatttctttaatgtcataAGTCATTaggatattacaaatttttatatagaGTATAATTCGAATCACCATATAatttaggagtactataaaaatttttacaaatttttatatagaGTATAATTCGAATCACCATATAatttaggagtactataaaaatttttaatatcctaatgacttaggacattaaagaaatactctacatagtcaataataatttagatcttaaagaaaaaatatttttatcatgtatttacctaaatcactagaatattacaaacttttatagtactcataacatcttttaagtcattttttaaaaattattttgtattagaataaattttttttaattgttttgtatggaataaaatattttctttcatttctaaattattattgactgtagagtattttatttaaaatttgattacatgcatgtatttacctaagttattagaacattacaaatttttatagtactcctaacattttttaagctattttttttaaatttttttgcataggataaaatattttttgtagtataatttaaataaatttattaaaagaatttattaaaaaatactcatgagctattaaaaatggacaaaagagtattgtatgaaaaAAGTAAGATATCATTAATTACTTTATCCAATTTTTAGCGGGAGTACGTACTCCTCATCCAGCGCCCCATGAGTTCGTTTACGCTCTGCTAGGGTTTCACTGCGCCGCCTCCATtgttacacctttctttgtcttttcttcgtcaaagtctttcttctactttcttctcttaatttcttttccacttagttCCCTAATTTTCGTTTTCTCTCCCAATTCATTCCTCTTTTAATTTATTTCGTTTTCTAATTCACCCATTCCATATATCTTATTTCTCTCTGAAATATACCAATTCTGTTTTTCTCTATACCATGAGCAACAAATCAGAGACACAAAACTCTCATATAATTGATAGTGATCAGGAGGATGACTTGATCGTTTTAGCTTATGAAGATGTTTCTTCTGGAAGAATTTTCTCAGATCGGATCTTTTCCGTAGGTACCATGGAAGGAGCTCTCTATGCAATATGGAATAAACCAGAAGGATTCAGAGTAGTCAAAAAATCCAGGAACCAGtttcaatttttcttctttgaGAATGACTCTGATGTGACTCAAATTGAGAGAGGTTCACCTTGGTTATTCAAGAGTTTTGTCATTCATGTTCGCAGATGGAAGCAGTCAATAAACATGAAGGATAATCACATCTCTTCTTTTCCTGTATGGGCACAATTTTGGGGATTGCCTGAACAATACAAAACACTTGAGGTTGGACGAAAATTGGGTGGGAGACTTGGTCAAATTGAAGATGTTGCTCTATTTGAAGTTAGAGGCAAAGATACACGCATAGTGAAGGCTAAAGTGGAACTGAACGGTGATAAAAGAGTGAGGGATACACTGAAACTGCTTGATCCTAATCAGAAAATGCTGGAAATTGGAGTACGGTATGAACGTATAGGTGTGTTCTGTATTTATTGTGCAAAATTGGGGCATGAATCTAAGAACTGCCAATGTTTTATTGATGATTCTGCCCAAAACAATATCAAGGAAGATAAAGTTGGTGAATGGCTTAAGGCAGATCAAGTCGGTAGGCGTTTAACTGAAAAGAGAGCTTCCTTCAATCCTAACCAACCTCGGGATGGTTCTATTCCAGCTCAACCGAAGAAAAAATCTCCACCTGCTTGGCTTTTTGATAGTTTCTCAAAAATATGTGTGCAAGATGAtcagaaaaaatagaataatgaaaaaattgcTGCCAATTCGGGTTCTAGAGAAGAAAATGAGGGTGAATCAGAAAACACAGGTACGACTACtgatactaattcttcttctaatgcTTTATTGGAGATATCCTATCCCATGAATAATGTCCAACACAATAACAACGTCATATCCAAgcttaaaaagaagaagaaaaagccaaaccTGAAACAACTTGCCAGAAAGTCTGTGATAGGTTTCAAACGGAGGAGTGGAGGTAATGGTACTGAAGAAATTTCAAAGAAAATTTGTCTCAATGATATTGTCTCTGATGCTATGacggtggagggtgccagccttcaagtggcacccaaagaaatatgaaactgctctcgtggaattgtcggggtttggggagacccctgataatccacaatcttaaagggatttgcaaatcctactcccccgaggttggttttatctgtgaaacaaaaaatcaatctcgaCAAGTTGAAGGAAAATTAAGATCTTGTGGTTTCAAGGAATGGTTTATTGTGGATCCGGATGGATTATCAGGGGGTTTGGCAATGGCATGGAGGGATGGTTGCACTGTTTAGATTTTGCAGCATGGTAGATTCTTCATTGCGGCATCAGTTCTGACAGCTGGTTCTAATGATCCCTATGGTGTTCTAGGTGTCTATCTCAGTTCAAATGATCAACATAGAATGGCTCAGTTTGCTGAATTAACTTCAGTCACGTAACAGTTTGATGGTAAGGTTGTGTTAATGGGTGATTTTAATGCCATTTCTAGTCAATTGGAGAAAGCAGGTGGGGGTGCtaaatctccttcttctatcgAAACCTTTAAcagttttattgatgataattctctGATTGATATTGGTATGGACGGAAGACCATTCACTTGGTCAAATAGACGGAGAGGTGATGAGTTGATACAGGAAAGACTGGACCGATTCCTGGTAGGAGTTGATTGGCAGCAACTCTATCCCAATGCAACGGTTCTTAGACTGTCAGAATTAGGCTCGGATCACTCCCCTCTTCTCTTAGACTCTAATCCAAGAATTGAGAGATCTAAACgccgattcaaattccaagaaagatgGTGTTCCAATGATGAAATAAGGCAGATTGTTAAAGAGGTTTGGCACGAATAGATTGATGGTTCAGCCATGTATATCCTAGCTCAAAAACTAAAGCGTTGTCGACATAAGATTGTCAGATGGCAGCAAGAATACAGATCTAGTTTGaaggtggagattgatttactacagTCTGAATTAGAGGAACTTCGTTTAGCAGGAATTCATGGAGGCGACATCATTTCAGAAATAGAGGACAAACTTAAAAAAGCATTGTAAAATGAGGaatcttattggaaagataagtctagagtcaaatggctcaaatctggcgatcagaatacagctttcttccatcagaaatttagaaatcgaacccgaaggaatagaatttggcaactaactggcagtgacggtgaagtggctacttcaaatgctggtattgcttctgtggctgaatcctatttcaaggacatctttttctccacttgtcatgagaaccctgaacctctgtttactgattttgaacctaaggttacagctcacatgaaccgtaggcttcaaagaccagtgactatggaggaagtgaaacgtgcaacatttagcattcatccccaaagtgctccaggagatgatggtatgacagcaaaattttttcaaagcttcTGGAACATACTTAGTGGTGATGTGTTTCGAGCAGTTAAGAGCTTCTTTTCAGGGGGCAGAATTTTGAAGGGTTTTAATCACACTCAAATCTGTCTTATTCCCAAGATTTCTGATGCTAAAGATATGACTCAGGTAAGACCAATAAGCCTATCTTcagtcttttacaagattatctccaaagtatttgtacatagacttcagggtatgatgaatagactaattagtcctacgcagagtgcttttattaaaggcagattaatctctgataatatcctaattgctcacgagtgtatgcattacttgaagaacaaaaaaaagggAATGGCGCTAAAACTAGATATGcgtaaggcatatgatagggtggaatggcacttcctttggtttatattggagaagtttggttttgactcccggtggatcatgtggattcgagaattagtgacaactgtttcttattctgttattgtggaaggacaaccttatggtttcttcaaaccaaatagaggtattcgacaaggagatcctctatctccctatgtttttcttttctgtgcagaaggtctctccttcttgctacacaaggcagaacaaaacagactaattcagggtcttcagatacataggcgatgtcccaaggtcaaccacctcctctttgctgatgattccatcttattctgtaaggctaatcctgaagcatgttcaaatatcctgcatttattgaattcttatgaaagcatcagtggccagaggataaatcttaataaatttgctgtattctttagccacaacactccctccactactcgtacactactggctaactctatgaatattaatcatattggggctcaagataaataccttggtttgccttctacagtctctaaatcgaaaaaggcttcttttagtatgatcaaagaaaaggttcggaaaagaatccaagagtggaagcgcaatcttctatcgtcaggtggtagacacgtattgcttaaggcagtgggagaagctattcctatttatacattgtcttgcttcaagttgcctgatggtttaatctcagaaattcactctctactttctcagttctggtggggacaaaaaggttctgaaaggcggatggcttggattagctgggccactatgactcgcccacgaaaagaaggaggccttggatttaaagatctcagaatccaaaatctggcgcttttaggcaaacagttttggcaacttgtaacacagcctacttccttattatccaaaatcctaagaggtaaatactttagtaatggtaatgctataacggcagaaattggagtcttaccttcttggggatggaggagcatactggaaggccgaaagattgttgaaaaaggtcttaattgggctgtgggtactggagagaatatccgaacctttgaggatccttggctgcctcctccgtatcctttaaagatttctgacatgccaaatagacaAGCTATCTCTGAGttggttccaagagttaaagatctaattactgaagataggaattggaatcagaatcttattcaagaattatttccccaagacgttgcaaacaggattttgtcagttaaaattcagcagagtagggacaaattgcaatgggatttgaacaaatccaaacaatatgatacagtttcaggttacagaattggctatttattttaccatccgcctCTAGAGCTTTGCCCTAACTATATGCAACAGAAAAAGccgtggattgatctatggaagttgaacttgcctcacaaaattaagctatttatctggaaagctctccatggccggctcccggtgcttgctcagattcatcaccgcatcccatctatatcaccaatatgcccctgctgtcatgaagcaaccgaaacagtcactcattgtttgatcgattgctctagaattaaagatgtATGGTCTCATagttatcttcgtgactgtcttccccctcagagtcctaacgacttttggacatggtggatTGCATTAACAAAGATgcttaacccgttgaagaatgctgaccgtaatcctcaattacttgccatcatttgctggaactgctggaaagctcgcaaccagttgatttttgaaggttctacttcaatgccgtctgccattctagcaagctctgtcaagttgctccgtgaaatccaaagaactcccagtttaggtcgtcatctccatgaggcaagctcttagttgcattcaatttgatttatcattctttctttttaagatttttttcgtttttcgaccacgcaccgttggatgaatgaataccttcagtgtagtACTTTTGGGAAATCCCCACTTTTCATTATGCTGTCctgcttttggacatctttgtatttcatttttcaataattaatgaaatataacctactatctttgaaaaaaaaaagagtattgtatgaaattcgaattgatagatcacaaatattttaaagaagtctcgtaattaaatattttgttagctttttttcaatgtatgaaataaaaaatatattttttaatttttaaattattaatttttttaataaattttttaataaaatttttttaataaattattaattttttaacagcatagaAATTACTGTGTAATTCAAACCcacctggttcgaattagtgtgtgcgtgtgtttgtgtataattcgaacccacCTGGTTCGAagtagtgtgtgcgtgtgtttgtgtataattcgaacccaaTGTaagaatggagttcgaatttagcTGGTTCAAACTACATATAAACGTACATTGGTGGATTCATGAAACAATTTTCGTTTTGGCTGATTCGTGTAAAATTTTACTCCCCTTGGCTTATTATTGTGTAAAATTTTACTCCCCTTGGCTTATTATTGTGATTTGCCCCAATTTTTAAGACTAATAAgttcaatatataaaaaattcaataacaaAGTCCTCACTAATATAAGAAACAGATTCAGCTTACAAGTTATAATGGTGTGTGTGTGTTCTTCCTCTTCTCGTGTGTGTGCGTATAAGATTATATAAAAACTAGCAGATCAAAATATGAAAACATCTTAGCTAGGCTCTCATCTCAACCAAATgatattacaaatcaaatttatgAAACATCACGCCATCCAAAGAGAACCATTGAACTACAACAATCTAAAACTTTTACAAAAACTAATGCTTCTAATTAGAATTTGAAGCACCAATACAAACCACCACGATTTGGCCTGTTTATCGTCTTAGCCAATTACGGACCTCTACTGCCGGAGATGCCGGGGACATTGCTGTCTAGGTTCTGGGATAGATTTGGCATACTCTACAAATATAACCCAACCATCCAAAAACTGTAGAGAATGGAGAAACAATAATTAGCAAACACCCAGAGAAATAAGCTTACAAAGAAAGAGCTAATTAAGAGCAAAATGCGAGATCAACCTAGCAGAACAATTAACAAGAGGAActtagctcctagatcacatcaGCATGAATTAGCTAGAAAAAAAAAAGCtcattacaaaaaatttttgaaagtgtCTAAAGCCATGCTTTCATGAATGATGGAAGCATTGTTGACATTTGACCTTTTCATCTTCTAGATATTGTTCTGTTGCCACATTCATTAGCACTTAGTATCACGAATACATGTCATATTGGAACCTAATTTGTATGAAATATGCATGCATTCATTCGAGGTAAGGCAACAACGATGTTATCAACAACAAATTCTTTATTATCCCCCCATAGATCGCAGGTTTAAGCATAGAGGCTTAATCCAGCATACCTTTCCATTCATGTTTTCGATGCCCTTTGCAGCCTCTTCTATAGTGGCATATTGTACAAAACCGTACCCTTTAGAACAACCTGTTCTATCGATCATCACCCTAGCTGAAAACAACACAGATGAAACCATTATGAATTATGCAGATCCTTGAAACAAAAACAACAGAGGTGTCAAAGTGTTAAAAGCAGAACATTATGAAAGTTATATCTACTTAGTACTTAGAGATGAGAAGAGGACAAACTGCGAACAActtcaccaaacttagaaaattcttGGAGTAGGCGTTCGGATGTCGTCCGTTTGTTAAGCCCTGAAATTAAAGACATATAGAAATTCAACACATTTGACATTGTCAAAGAGAAAAGGATTAGCCAAGCAGGCCAGATAAAGATTTTAGCACCTGAATCAACTCATTTTTAACTGATAAAGTATGaataataagaaattcaaaacGATAACTCTGCTGAAGAtggtatttgaaatttaaaaacacATATATGTAAGTAACAGAACTAATGAGTAATGAGTAATTATGAGTGGATTAAGCATCACATGATTAAATATTTAAGTTCCCTTTCTAGAAAATCCTTCTCCAACATCAAATGAGTCGAAAACAAGTACCCTAAAAGTCCAAAAACTAGCAATTTCGGTTAAAATTATGCGCAACAATACCAACACTTGCTAGTTGGAAGTCATTAGTTAGTTCCTCATCAATCATCACTCATATATCATATTATCAGCGAGCAAAACCCATATTATAGCTGAAAACAATAACTATATATAACTATAAGCCCTCACTAGTCTAAATTACACTGAACTCCACACAAGCTACGCAATATTACATGCAAACACCATTCTATTTGCAAAATTATACACTAGTCTCTCCTAAACACTAAATCAAGGAATCCAATCACCTATCTCATGGAAAAGGAAGTTAGTATAATTTACCCTAAATCCAATTAAGCATATTGAACCATTATAATCATGTGGCACATAATACAAAAAACATATTCGCAAAGCAGAGCCGCAGAGTTGAATTACTGATTGACAAACTTATGAAAATACAAAGTTGAAAGGCGAAATTctagttttcttttttgaattttcCTGAGCTCAAAATCAATGAGGAAGTAATACATTATACATACCGGAAACGAAGACGGAGGATTTGGGCTCCACCGCCTGTCGAGCAAACACTGCGGCAGTAGTCGACGGCGGATAAGCAGAACGGCTCGAAAGCAGCCGCAATAAACCGCGCGACGAAGGTTGCGCTGCAGCTATAGCCGCTGCCGCCCTCAAAGCCATTGGCAGGGTTTGGGAGGTTTGGTAGTTACGGTTTAAGCTGAAAAGCAATGTTATTGTTGCAGTTGGGGAGTAAAAATATCTGGAAAACAACCATTTCCATTTGTACCAATGGACTTTAGGAACGCTGACAAGAGTACCCATTAAAAAAAGGAAACATTTAcccattaaaaaaagaaaattaatgttGTATTTATCAAAGATGAATTCCGTACAACAAAAGTAcccaaatcctaaatttatgttgactttttaataaaattccagaATTACTCCCACCATTATCTTCAAcccctctctcttcttttctaaatCTCAAACACCTCTATTGCctaaaaatcctaatcttaaTATCTAAAAATCCTAAATTACTATTTTCTTAACCCTAATCTCAATACCCCTTTCAGCAAATTTcaatcttctttttattcttttcatcAATTTTACCACCTCTTTCACCAACATCATCATCACCGCCACCGTCACCAACCGTCAGCCTCATCTTTCTCCTTCTCCACTGTCACATCCATAAACAACAACAATATTCTTTTCAGCATGTCAACCAAAGACAGAGACTctgattcttttctttttacagtTGCAAGATGATTCATCTCAACACCATTCAATCCAGAACCATTTAGACAATCAGAATTCATTTCGGAATTATTATCCTTCCTCCCCTGATGGCGAAATCCACCGATCCTAGCGGCTTGGCAAATAACTCTACCAAGTGATTGCTTACTCCTAGAGAACAAGCTTTTCTTTCCCACATTATTCTCCTTCAACCATGAATCGAGTAAAGAATTATTACCATCACCTGAAGCACCTTTACCATCACTCTGTCCATGTACCTTTGCATTATCTCCTCCAGCATCTGATGAAGACAAGAAAgaataaagagaaattaaaatttgCTGAAAGGGGTATTGAGATTAgggttaagaaaataataatttgagaTTTTTAGGTattgaaattagggtttttaggcaATGGAGGTGTTTGAGATTTaggaaagaagagaggagggaTTGAAGATAATGGTAGGGATAATtctggaattttattaaaaagtcaacataaatttaggatttgggTACTTATGTCTTACGAAATCCATCTTTGATGGATACAATATTAGTTTCATTCTTTAATGGGCACTTTTGTCAGCTTTCGTaaagttcatgggtacaaatggttgtttttccaaaatatttttagatttctatgttttattcattttaaataaaagaatttagttttaaaattaattatttataattgaaaaaaaaaaactcaaaacggCCCTGACAATTATTTTGAAAGACAACTATactcttaataaaaaaaagaaaaaatcagattagatattttttttagaagatcTTGTTATCCTTTCGAAATAATTGTCAGGAGACGAATATTCATCCTTTATAATTTTACCGTATTCTAAACACTTTCTTAATCAATAATAATCTCAAATATTTGCAAGAGAGATATGAACGAGGGAAACACATAGAGGTCTATGGTCTGGCCGGAGGGAGCAACAAGGGGGGAGAGTGTTGGGCGGGATCTTTTGGTGTTAAAGAGGGTGTTGGGGGCGGAATCAACTGGTATCAAGGAGGGTGAAAACAAGGGCTTGAAAGTTTCTTTTCGAGATAAAGTTGTAGGAGCTTCTAAACCTAAACCTCTATGCATGGATGGTGCACTTGTAGGAGATCATTTGGCTACTGTACAAGGCAAACAAGGTGATTCCAAACCTCCAAGTATTACTTTCTTTGAGGAAGGACTCAAAGCGTTAGCAGAACCCTGTTTGGATTCTATTATGATAAAAGTTCTTGGCAAGCCTCTTAGCTACTCAGCGATGGTTTTCAAACTCAAGCATGTGTGGAGGCTGCGTAGAGGGTACGAAGTTATGGACATGGGTTTTGGTTATTTCATGATCAAATGTGATTTGATTGAAGATAGAGAGAAGATTCTTTTGGGAGGACCGTGGATGATCCAAGGATATAACTTAACAGTTAAACCATGGTCTCCATCTTTTC contains:
- the LOC112771383 gene encoding organelle RRM domain-containing protein 2, mitochondrial, which encodes MGKCFLFLMGTLVSVPKVHWYKWKWLFSRYFYSPTATITLLFSLNRNYQTSQTLPMALRAAAAIAAAQPSSRGLLRLLSSRSAYPPSTTAAVFARQAVEPKSSVFVSGLNKRTTSERLLQEFSKFGEVVRTRVMIDRTGCSKGYGFVQYATIEEAAKGIENMNGKFLDGWVIFVEYAKSIPEPRQQCPRHLRQ